A segment of the Pseudomonas serboccidentalis genome:
GCCCTGGGAACCGTAACCGATGATGGCAACTTTCTTGCCCTGGATGATCGACAGGTCGCAGTCTTTATCGTAGAAAACTTTCATGAATTTCCCCTATATATCCAGGCCGTTCAGGCCATTCGCTAATTTGGTTTAGATGCTGAGTACTTTGTCGCCGCGGGCAATGCCGGTCACGCCGCTACGGACGGTTTCCAGAATCGATGCGGTGCCGATGGACTGAATGAAGCTGTCGAGCTTGTCGCTGGTACCGGTCAGTTGAACGGTATACACGCTGGCGCTGACATCGACGATCTGTCCACGGTAAATATCGGTGGTGCGTTTGATCTCGGCGCGCTGGGCGCCAGTGGCCTTGACCTTGACCAGCATCAGCTCGCGCTCGATATGAGCGCTTTCCGACAGGTCCACCAGCTTGACCACTTCGATCAGCTTGTTCAGGTTTTTGGTGATCTGCTCGATGATTTCATCATGGCCGACAGTGGTCAGCGTCAGACGCGACAGAGTCGGGTCTTCGGTCGGCGCCACGGTCAGGCTTTCGATGTTGTAGTTACGCTGCGAGAACAGGCCGACTACGCGAGACAAAGCGCCGGGTTCGTTTTCCAGAAGCAGGGAAATAATGTGCCGCATGATTAAGTACGCTCCGTCTTGCTCAGCCACATATCGCGCATCGAGCCGTCTTTGATCTGCATCGGATAGACGTGCTCGCTGGTATCGACCGAAATATCGATCACCACCAGACGATCTTTCATGGCGAACGCTTCTTCCATCTTCGACTTCAAATCTTTCGAATCGGTGATGCGCACGCCAACGTGACCGTAGGCTTCAGCCAGTTTGACGAAGTCAGGCAGCGACTCCATATAAGAGTGCGAGTGACGGCTACCGTAGCTCATGTCCTGCCACTGACGAACCATCCCCAGAACGCCGTTGTTCAGGATGACGATTTTCACCGGCAAGCCGTATTGCAGGCAGGTCGACAGCTCCTGGATGTTCATCTGGATGCTGCCTTCGCCGGTGACGCAGGCAACGTCGTCATCCGGGAAGCTCAACTTGATGCCCATGGCCGCCGGGAAACCGAAGCCCATGGTGCCCAGACCACCGGAGTTGATCCAGCGGTTCGGCTTGTTGAACTTGTAGTACTGCGCAGCGAACATCTGGTGCTGGCCCACGTCGGAAGTGATGAAGGCATCGCCTTTAGTCACTTCGCACAGAGTCTCGATCACGGTCTGTGGCTTGATCAGGCTGCCGTCGCCCTTTTCATAAGGGAACAGGCCACGATCACCGCGCCATTCGTCGACTTGCTTCCACCAGCTGGCGACGGACTCCTTGTTCGGGGTCTCGCCGATTTCCTTGAGGATCGCGACCATTTCGGTCAGGACGCTCTCCACCGGACCAACGATTGGCACGTCGGCCTTGATGGTCTTGGAGATCGAAGCCGGGTCGATGTCGATGTGAATGATCTTGGCGTTCGGGCAGAACTTCGCCGCGCCGTTGATCACCCGGTCATCGAAACGTGCGCCAACGGCCAGGATCACATCGGCATGGTGCATCGCCAGGTTGGCGGTGTAGCTGCCGTGCATGCCGAGCATGCCGATGAACTGACGGTCGGTGCCTGGGAAACCGCCCAGGCCCATCAAGGTGTTGGTCACTGGCAGGTTGAGCATTTTCGCCAGTTCGGTCAGCGGTGCGGAACCGTTGCCCAGAATCACGCCACCACCGGAATAGAGCACAGGGCGCTTGGCCGCCAGGAGCATTTCTGCCGCCTTGCGGATTTGCCCGGAGTGACCACGAACGGCCGGACTGTAGGAACGCAGCTTGGCTTTTTTCGGGAAGATGTATTCGAACTTCTCGGCCGGGTTGGTCATGTCTTTCGGGATATCGACCACGACCGGGCCCGGACGACCGGATTGCGCCAGGTAGAACGCCTTCTTCATGACTTCCGGGATTTCCGAGGCGTGCTTGATCATGAAGCTGTGCTTCACGATCGGCCGGGAGATACCGATCATGTCGGTTTCCTGGAACGCGTCGGTGCCGACCATGGTGCTAGGCACCTGACCGGAAATGATCACCATTGGAATCGAATCCATATAGGCGGTGGCGATACCGGTGATGGCGTTTGTGGCGCCTGGACCGGAAGTCACCAATACCACGCCGGCTTTACCGGTGGCACGGGCGTAGCCGTCAGCCATATGGGTAGCCGCTTGTTCGTGACGAACCAGGATGTGGGTCACTTCCGGTTCTTTGAACAGGGCATCGTAAACATGCAGGAGAGCACCACCCGGGTACCCGTAGATATATTTGACGCCTTCGTCACGCAAGAAGCGGACGAGCATCTCACCGCCAGATAAAAGCTCCACGTTGTTCACCTCTAAAACGCCAGAATACCGTCCACAAAAAAGGGGCGGGTCTTAATAGGTTTACTTCTCGGCAGAGCATGAGCGACGGTGGTCGCCGACTACGTCAGCACTGACTGAGCAAGTATTGGGATCGTCCCAAGTGTTGCGGGCCTTTCCCACCCAGCGCGAGGTAACGCGTTGCGGGTGTAACAGGTCGACGCGGATATGCGCCTCATGATCTACCGAGTGGGTCTGCTTCTGGCAGTCCCTCTACAGCGGACTTTGGATTCTTCTGTTTCGCCCTCTCCAAGTCAAGCCGTCAATGTGCTTAATTGTGGGTAAGCACATGAGAACGCAAGAAAAAACCTGAAAACCGCTACTCTGTTAGCGTCAATTGCGCAATTTTGCCAAGGAATCAGCATGCGAACGCTTCTGTTAACTCTGCTGATCGGCCTCAGCCCCTGGTGCTCGGCCGCTCAAATCTACAAATGGGTCGATGCCCAAGGCGTCACGCACTTCGATGCGCAGCCTCCACAAGGTCAGCCGGCCACCACTGTGCAAACGCCCTCCTCGCCCCCGCCGAAACCTGCAGCAATGTCTGGCAGCGGCGCGCTGGGCGATCAGAAAGCTATCGACGACA
Coding sequences within it:
- the ilvN gene encoding acetolactate synthase small subunit, translating into MRHIISLLLENEPGALSRVVGLFSQRNYNIESLTVAPTEDPTLSRLTLTTVGHDEIIEQITKNLNKLIEVVKLVDLSESAHIERELMLVKVKATGAQRAEIKRTTDIYRGQIVDVSASVYTVQLTGTSDKLDSFIQSIGTASILETVRSGVTGIARGDKVLSI
- a CDS encoding acetolactate synthase 3 large subunit, whose amino-acid sequence is MELLSGGEMLVRFLRDEGVKYIYGYPGGALLHVYDALFKEPEVTHILVRHEQAATHMADGYARATGKAGVVLVTSGPGATNAITGIATAYMDSIPMVIISGQVPSTMVGTDAFQETDMIGISRPIVKHSFMIKHASEIPEVMKKAFYLAQSGRPGPVVVDIPKDMTNPAEKFEYIFPKKAKLRSYSPAVRGHSGQIRKAAEMLLAAKRPVLYSGGGVILGNGSAPLTELAKMLNLPVTNTLMGLGGFPGTDRQFIGMLGMHGSYTANLAMHHADVILAVGARFDDRVINGAAKFCPNAKIIHIDIDPASISKTIKADVPIVGPVESVLTEMVAILKEIGETPNKESVASWWKQVDEWRGDRGLFPYEKGDGSLIKPQTVIETLCEVTKGDAFITSDVGQHQMFAAQYYKFNKPNRWINSGGLGTMGFGFPAAMGIKLSFPDDDVACVTGEGSIQMNIQELSTCLQYGLPVKIVILNNGVLGMVRQWQDMSYGSRHSHSYMESLPDFVKLAEAYGHVGVRITDSKDLKSKMEEAFAMKDRLVVIDISVDTSEHVYPMQIKDGSMRDMWLSKTERT
- a CDS encoding DUF4124 domain-containing protein; amino-acid sequence: MRTLLLTLLIGLSPWCSAAQIYKWVDAQGVTHFDAQPPQGQPATTVQTPSSPPPKPAAMSGSGALGDQKAIDDKVKKQVAEQQAQLKAFCEQARTNLAQLQNNPRLREEVEGETRRLDDAQRQERIVEAQKQIAQNCE